One Paralichthys olivaceus isolate ysfri-2021 chromosome 8, ASM2471397v2, whole genome shotgun sequence genomic region harbors:
- the LOC138411094 gene encoding growth-regulated protein homolog gamma-like, producing MMSSRVIVVAVMVLLAISEEVSLRGPGVLLHCRCIKTESRPIIRYIKSVEKICPYSHCDKIEIIATLKETGVEVCLDPEAPWVKIVINKLISNNTRC from the exons ATGATGAGCAGCAGAGTCATCGTTGTTGCTGTGATGGTGCTCCTGGCCATCAGTGAAG AGGTGAGCCTGAGAGGCCCGGGAGTGTTGCTGCACTGCCGCTGCATCAAGACAGAGAGCAGACCCATCATCCGCTACATTAAGAGTGTGGAAAAAATCTGTCCCTACTCTCACTGCGATAAAATTGAGATCAT TGCCACTCTGAAAGAGACCGGCGTGGAAGTGTGCCTTGACCCTGAGGCTCCGTGGGTGAAGATAGTCATCAACAAGTTAATTTCAAA CAACACAAGATGCTGA
- the LOC138411095 gene encoding interleukin-8-like isoform X2 has protein sequence MMSSRVIVVAVMVLLASLASLAISEEVSPRMPCRCIETESRPIGRYIKSVEIISPNSHCDKTEIIATLKDTGVELCLDPEALWVKRVINKLVSKR, from the exons ATGATGAGCAGCAGAGTCATCGTTGTTGCTGTGATGGTGCTCCTGGCCTCTCTGGCCTCTCTGGCCATCAGTGAAG AGGTGAGCCCAAGAATGCCCTGCCGCTGCATcgagacagagagcagacccATCGGCCGCTACATTAAGAGTGTGGAAATAATCTCTCCCAACTCTCACTGCGATAAAACTGAGATCAT TGCCACTCTGAAAGATACCGGCGTGGAGCTGTGCCTTGACCCTGAGGCTCTGTGGGTGAAGAGAGTCATCAACAAGTTAGTTTCAAA ACGCTGA
- the LOC138411095 gene encoding interleukin-8-like isoform X1, which produces MMSSRVIVVAVMVLLASLASLAISEEVSPRMPCRCIETESRPIGRYIKSVEIISPNSHCDKTEIIATLKDTGVELCLDPEALWVKRVINKLVSKRR; this is translated from the exons ATGATGAGCAGCAGAGTCATCGTTGTTGCTGTGATGGTGCTCCTGGCCTCTCTGGCCTCTCTGGCCATCAGTGAAG AGGTGAGCCCAAGAATGCCCTGCCGCTGCATcgagacagagagcagacccATCGGCCGCTACATTAAGAGTGTGGAAATAATCTCTCCCAACTCTCACTGCGATAAAACTGAGATCAT TGCCACTCTGAAAGATACCGGCGTGGAGCTGTGCCTTGACCCTGAGGCTCTGTGGGTGAAGAGAGTCATCAACAAGTTAGTTTCAAA AAGACGCTGA